The genome window tttttttttcatctctacccatatttattttgttgactTTTGATAGTATTAGCTACTTGGTATAttggaaatgataaataaaagaggATAAAGTTGGAAAATTGTTGATAAATGTacattgaaaagaaagaggctcaactattttgggataattttttttgtcaaaaaagttATCtaatttggaatggagggagtataagataTTCATTGGGATGGCTGTGTTTATTTCCATTCCATTTCATTCAAGCGAGGGCATTCATATCGATAAGAATTGTCATCTCAtatcaatattataattatgttcTTGTCGAACGACGTTCCATTTATAAGAATTGTCATCTCATAACGATACAATATTAGTTTTCTAGTCACCACGTTAAAATCATGCATATCTTTTTTATCACGAGTAAGAGCGACATGGTGGCTCATCTCTTGTAGTGTAGTTATCTTCAGACAAAAATACCCATACAAAATCCAAATACAAGTACCTACTACTAGCACCACCAGTCAAAAGGGGCTGCATAGTCATTGTCTCAACCACTCaattatcaaatattattaATGTAATTTCGTAGGAAGCTGGGGCGAAAATGCCTAAAAAGAGGGGTTGCTAGTATTCACTGAAATCACATAGCTCACACACAAATCTCCAATCAGTCTTCAACCCTTGTATTGCATTGTAAATCACATAGCTCACACACAAATCTCCAATCAGTCTCCAATCAGCTACTATCTGTTCAGTGTTCTCACTGCAGGTGCAGTTCATCACTTTGGATGAATCAATATTTCCACAGAAAAACCTGAAAGCCTGAACCAGTTGTTTCCAATAATTTGGCTCAATCCAAACTATCATGTCTCACGGGCGTCCCAACAAAACTCCTTTTCCTAAAAGTTTGAATGAACTACTCTTAAACAGGAGTTCTGCACATTCTGATGCTCTGGAACTATCAACTGAACTGCTTCCGACCAGCAGACATCGTGATCAATCATATTCTGCACAATCCCATTCATCTCCATCATCAACATCTCAACCGCACCCCCAAGACGACAATTATCCTGAAAGTCTAAGGAAATTTCTTAAGATAACTATGTATCCTGAGAGTTTACAGAAATTTCTTTTGAAGCAGCATTCTCAATCATcacagtcatcatcatcatctcaaATGCACCCGAAAGAAACTAGTCTTTCTGAGAGTTTACAGGAATTTCTTTTGAAGCAGCATTCTCAATCATCCCAGTCATCATCAACATCTCAAGTGCATTCAAAAGAAACTACTTTCCCTGAATCCCTACAAATATTTTTTCAGAAGCAGCATTCACAGTCATCACACTCATCGTCAACATCTCAAGTGCACCCAAAAGAAACTAGTTTGCCTGAATCTCTACAGAAATTTCTACAAAAGCAGCTTTCTCAGTCATCGcactcatcatcaacatctccAATGCCTTCTGAAGTAATTCCTTTTCCAGAAAGTCTAAATCAATTACTTTCTGAGAAATCTAGTGACTCCTTCGAACAACATCTTAATCCTATTCCATCAATATCTCAAATTCGCCCCTTACCAAGGTCAATACAAAAACATAATGATTCCATATTAGCACAAGCTAAAGAGTTTGCTTTATTTACAATATCTCATATCCGTGATATTCCAAGGTCTCAAATTCGAAATATTACCATATCAGAGCAATCTACAGATTTTGATTCATATACAATATCATGTATTAGCTCTTTTCAAAGGTCTACAGAActatatcaaaatcaaaatatttcgATGTCAGATCAATCTAAAGATTTTGGTTTATTTACAATATCTCAAATTCGCCCTTTAGAAAGAACTACAGAATTTCTTCCAAGACGACCCTCAAGTTTTAATGCACCCACGATATCTGATATTCGCCCTTTAGAAAGGACTACAGAACGCCTCTTAGTACGACCCACAAGTTTTGATGTCTAAGCACACCTTCATATCCACTCGGCAGAGGCCAGGAAATCTTCACACTCAAGTCGTCTAGCACAATCTAGAAGTTTATTTGTTTCAACAAAATTGTCTCAGGTCCGCTTATTTGAAAGGTCTGCGGTTAAATTATAGTACAGAGTTAAAAGCGGAAGGCTGGAGACGTCTCAGTATGTTTGGGCGTAGAAATGTTATTAACTCTAAACAAGTCATTTTCTTATCTTTAATCCTCATTGAGGTGACCAGGGACAAATgtgtaataaaaataaagatttggCAATATAGTTATTTCTTCTAATTTCGTTTGCTTTTTTTTACTGCGACAATTATATGCCATGATCTTAAAGACACCTCTAATTGCATCACACTCCAAACTCACTAGTGGCACTTAAAAAGTTTTGAGACCCAAATGTACGAGAAGGCCACCTTGAAAGAGTTTTAGTGTGTGAAAATCTATAAAACATATGTACATTACGTTGTAAAAGTATGCCTTAACGATCATGATCCAGTCGTTCGTTTATATCTATTATTCAAGCGCCTGGAGCTTTGTAAATTCAACAGATTACAAGGGACAAAGCAGCTCTTACCTGATACATCGGTCTCCTAAAGATAGACACATGCCCTCTGGAAGCAGCTGAAAGAATTAAGGAACTACTTCCCACACAGACAAAAGGACTAAACTATGACAGCCCTTGGTGCAAGCAAATGATAGAGGGAAGCAAGTTACTCTTACTCTAGTGTAGGTAGGCATTTTATATTGAGCAGCAACAGGCAGCAATCACGGTTCTCACATATCTTACCTGGACCTCTCCGGTATGATCAGCATCATGCATTCCAGAAACTCGGATAAATTACATGTACTAAACACTACATTTGAGCCTAAAAAGCACTGAGATGAAAAGTACTATTGAAATCTCAACTGTAGTCATATAACACAATCTTTCCTCATCaccttaaaaaaatcacattaaaAGTAGTCGGGGGGAATATAATCTGTGGGTTAGTAGTTAAAGTGTGCAATACTCATTTAGCAAGAAACAAAACAAGTGCCGTTACAGGAGCATATCTAAGTATATTATTTTACCTATGTTCTCTTTGTATTAATGAAGGAGCAGGTGGCGTCATCAGGTCAGGATTACCATTTGTGCCATCTTCTTCCCTGTCATGTAGCTCCCTGCCTGGGTCAATATATTCCTCTGAAAATCTGGTAGGACTCGGAGATTTGGATTTAGAAATCATGACTGAAGAGCTAGCAGCAGATCTAATATGGAAATCTCCATTTTCACGTGGCAATGGAGAGATAGGTGACTGCATGCTTTTGTCCAGATGTTTTCTGCATAATTTATCCtccaaaatatcataaaaatttcCAGTGCGTACTTCCTGAGCAAGAGTACACCAACAGCAGAAAAGCCAAGATGCACAATCTGCAATAGCTGGCTTGCCACAACAGGAATTATTTGGTGGCAAATTAAATCTCTTCCGCATCTGAATCCTCCAAAAGCCACCGTAAAGCAACCCAAAGATGCAAAGAAAGATTCCAAAAAGCCCTAATGTCTGCCTGACGATTTCGTTGTTAATATTAATGGCAGCCAAGTTAAAAATCCAAAAAGGAGCCAGACAAAACAGGAGAAAAGTTGCAATGTGAACATACATGTTCCCAAATCCAAGTCTCTCCATATTCCATCCAAAAACACAAAAAGAGCAGAACAAAGAGAGATACGCGGAAGATATGTCATTCCAGAAGTCAAATATACCCCCATCCCATTGTGGTCTATTTTCCTCACCTTTTTCCTCATCTCTAGTTGCAAATGAGAATCGTCTTTCCAAAGATTTTGATCTCAGCTGGTTTGTCCTGCTAGCATGAGCAGTGGTAATTTGCATTTGTGCTTCTTCATCTACTTCGGAATCGTAGTCCTTCCCGAGGGGGCTAACGATACAGTATATACCAGCAATTGCAGGAGCACCAATTGCAACTGAAATAGTTACTCCAACCCCAATTGGTGGTCGCTCCGATCTCTTATAACCCACATTCAGACCACACAAGGCATATTGTGCAAAACAGTTAAGATTGAGTAGAATTATAACCACCATCATATGTGCCCACTCATGAGGTTTATAAGTTCCATTCTTGCAGTAAATCTTCCTGAGTCTAGAAATGTCTTCTGGTCTCCATCTTATCAAAAGGACAAGATGGTATAACCGTTGCGGATGTTGGTACAGACACATAAGAGTGAATAATGCATTGAGTATTTGGTTGTTCACTTCAAACCATGCATCTCTCTGGGACTTCCTCGGGAGGGCACTGTTCAACATTCCAGTCATAACAAGAAACAGAATCGCACCAGATACAGCAACACACACTATCCACACTAATAGAACCATATTCATTGGATTCCTTATCCATTCTTTGCATATTTTCTTAAGACAATGCCAATCGATTTTCCGACTAAAAACCCTGTGCAGACGATCCCGAAAATTCTGACTACCAGAAGAAGGCACCTTACGTGAAAGTTCATCCATAACCAATGCATATTTCTGAAATTTAGCAGACGGAGACTCCAAAGAACCAAAGCTAAGAAACCTTGCCCTCTTAGCATTTGCCATTGAGCTACTACCATCAGACTGACCTTGAGGTTCTTCACTGCTGATAACCTCAGTTCCAGCGGTCAATATTGTAAGAGGGACTCGGCCCTTCATTTTAGAACCATTAAAGTCATCACCCCCTCCACTCTCTTCACCACTTCCAGTTAAACCCATCCTCCTAAATCACGACTGTCGACAACCACCAAAATCCCAAGGCTAAAACTTTTTAGGGTCACAATCAATTTTCAATATCTTCTTCTCAGCTAACTAAAACTTCTAGCAGAGAGGTGTAAACACAATGCCCCTCTATCACTAAAGAGAGGTGGACTAACACTCATAATCCTACACCACAAGAAAATTCAAACAgaaca of Daucus carota subsp. sativus chromosome 3, DH1 v3.0, whole genome shotgun sequence contains these proteins:
- the LOC108210520 gene encoding uncharacterized protein LOC108210520, producing the protein MGLTGSGEESGGGDDFNGSKMKGRVPLTILTAGTEVISSEEPQGQSDGSSSMANAKRARFLSFGSLESPSAKFQKYALVMDELSRKVPSSGSQNFRDRLHRVFSRKIDWHCLKKICKEWIRNPMNMVLLVWIVCVAVSGAILFLVMTGMLNSALPRKSQRDAWFEVNNQILNALFTLMCLYQHPQRLYHLVLLIRWRPEDISRLRKIYCKNGTYKPHEWAHMMVVIILLNLNCFAQYALCGLNVGYKRSERPPIGVGVTISVAIGAPAIAGIYCIVSPLGKDYDSEVDEEAQMQITTAHASRTNQLRSKSLERRFSFATRDEEKGEENRPQWDGGIFDFWNDISSAYLSLFCSFCVFGWNMERLGFGNMYVHIATFLLFCLAPFWIFNLAAININNEIVRQTLGLFGIFLCIFGLLYGGFWRIQMRKRFNLPPNNSCCGKPAIADCASWLFCCWCTLAQEVRTGNFYDILEDKLCRKHLDKSMQSPISPLPRENGDFHIRSAASSSVMISKSKSPSPTRFSEEYIDPGRELHDREEDGTNGNPDLMTPPAPSLIQREHR